In Cryptomeria japonica chromosome 10, Sugi_1.0, whole genome shotgun sequence, a genomic segment contains:
- the LOC131039448 gene encoding probable serine/threonine-protein kinase PBL11 — translation MLLQTQRDPMACFRGLEEEDFADAKLKGMQSFLYCSTSKVFQNSRSLKIRDTLKIRAKTINLWSGIFNLNAKVKEKGREDEVKYRSAPPVSSPLVLPPPSPTPLPLPLPLPSPQRMGSRGEMSRLNSQRSAEPKPLPPPKQQLATLRPFTWEEVARACNNFSKEFSCRDGGAGPVYATSLCKTDVDITRIASPISKSVRKWVAELRSVARLQHPHLCAVVGFHVHISPAQGKPKPQSEQIVVYERMTNGTLDRLLYSSNAPKSALDWPSRLNIALGAARGLAFLHDLSPVEVAYRSFQTINIQVDRDLNARLSDYCFARNPPKIPGIANRVEAYLAPETLKDGHVFPKSNVWSFGVVLLELLTGRQNMDRQFPEEERNLVTFCRALVEDEKLLDKIMDPQLQGKYPSRIAKRVLDLALHCLQQDVVQRSTMKELVNELRSIDTNSRLVFPKRNS, via the exons ATGTTATTACAAACGCAAAGGGATCCAATGGCTTGTTTCAGAGGTCTAGAGGAGGAGGACTTTGCCGATGCCAAGTTGAAAGGCATGCAGTCATTTCTCTACTGTTCTACATCCAAGGTTTTCCAGAATAGCAGGTCTCTCAAAATTAGGGACACGCTAAAAATAAGAGCCAAAACCATTAATCTGTGGAGCGGAATTTTTAACCTAAACGCCAAGGTGAAAGAGAAGGGCCGTGAGGATGAAGTGAAGTATCGTTCAGCTCCCCCTGTTTCTTCTCCACTTGTTCTGCCTCCCCCTTCTCCTactcctctgcctctgcctctgcccctGCCTTCTCCTCAAAGAATGGGTTCCCGCGGGGAAATGAGCCGTTTGAACAGCCAGCGTAGTGCAGAGCCCAAGCCACTGCCTCCTCCCAAACAACAGCTGGCCACATTACGGCCTTTCACTTGGGAAGAAGTGGCCAGAGCCTGCAACAACTTCTCCAAAGAATTTTCATGTAGAGATGGAGGTGCAGGGCCTGTTTACGCAACTTCCTTGTGCAAAACAGACGTAGACATTACTCGCATTGCCTCGCCCATCTCTAAG TCAGTTCGAAAATGGGTGGCGGAGTTGAGGTCTGTGGCGCGACTGCAGCACCCTCATCTTTGTGCCGTGGTGGGCTTCCATGTCCATATTTCCCCTGCACAGGGAAAACCAAAACCCCAGTCGGAACAAATTGTAGTTTATGAGAGAATGACCAACGGCACTTTGGACCGTCTCTTATACTCTTCAAATGCCCCAAAATCAGCTCTTGATTGGCCTTCCAGACTCAACATCGCTCTGGGTGCAGCTCGAGGCCTCGCCTTCCTGCATGATTTGTCTCCCGTTGAG GTGGCGTACAGGTCCTTTCAGACGATCAACATTCAAGTCGACAGAGATCTGAATGCCAGACTTTCGGATTACTGTTTTGCAAGAAACCCCCCAAAAATTCCTGGCATCGCCAACAGA GTGGAGGCCTACTTAGCCCCTGAGACGCTGAAAGACGGCCATGTCTTCCCCAAGAGTAATGTATGGAGCTTTGGAGTTGTGCTATTGGAGTTACTTACAGGCAGGCAAAACATGGACAGACAGTTTCCAGAAGAAGAAAGAAATCTAGTGACATTCTGCAGAGCATTAGTGGAAGATGAAAAGTTATTGGATAAGATAATGGATCCTCAGCTTCAGGGGAAGTACCCGAGTAGAATAGCCAAGAGGGTACTGGATTTGGCTCTCCATTGTCTTCAACAGGATGTTGTGCAACGTTCCACCATGAAAGAGCTTGTGAATGAGCTCAGATCTATTGACACTAATAGTCGCCTTGTCTTTCCCAAGAGGAATTCTTGA